A window of Paenibacillus polygoni contains these coding sequences:
- the aroF gene encoding 3-deoxy-7-phosphoheptulonate synthase has product MIVITGNTTPEEQIQDIISAIEKEGLQVHLSRGNDRTVIGLIGTVEPKLAEHLRQMKGVENVVKISKSYKLASRDFHPEDTVISIKGVNIGGGELVVMGGPCAVESAEQIDEIAGLVKAAGGQVLRGGAFKPRTGPYSFQGVGVEGLIMMAEAGKKHDLLTITEVMTPEYVDICAEYADILQVGTRNMQNFDLLRKLGTCGKPVLLKRGFSATYDELLNAAEYILAGGNPNVMLCERGIRTFETYTRNTLDLSAIPVLKDLSHLPVISDPSHGTGRRELVEPMTKASVAAGADGLIIEMHTDPDNSMTGDGVQSLFPDQFAGLLQDLEKLAPIVGKTFNTKKAPLIHQS; this is encoded by the coding sequence ATGATCGTTATAACAGGAAACACCACACCGGAAGAACAGATTCAAGATATTATTTCAGCAATTGAAAAGGAAGGACTTCAAGTTCACCTTTCCCGCGGAAATGATCGTACTGTTATAGGACTAATTGGAACTGTTGAACCTAAACTGGCTGAACACTTACGGCAAATGAAAGGTGTAGAGAACGTAGTGAAAATCTCAAAATCGTACAAACTAGCTAGTCGTGACTTTCATCCTGAAGATACCGTTATTTCTATAAAAGGTGTAAATATCGGCGGCGGTGAACTTGTCGTAATGGGCGGACCTTGTGCTGTGGAATCAGCAGAACAGATCGATGAGATTGCAGGTCTTGTGAAAGCAGCGGGCGGGCAAGTACTGCGCGGTGGAGCATTTAAACCTCGCACAGGACCTTATAGCTTTCAAGGAGTGGGAGTAGAAGGTCTTATTATGATGGCAGAAGCCGGGAAAAAACATGACCTTCTGACTATTACAGAAGTCATGACTCCTGAATATGTTGATATTTGTGCGGAATACGCAGATATTCTTCAGGTAGGTACTCGGAACATGCAAAACTTTGATCTGCTTCGGAAGCTGGGTACGTGCGGGAAACCGGTTCTGCTAAAACGTGGATTTAGTGCAACTTACGATGAACTTCTAAATGCAGCGGAATATATCCTTGCAGGAGGAAATCCGAATGTCATGTTATGTGAGCGAGGAATCCGTACGTTTGAGACGTACACTCGAAATACCCTGGATTTGTCAGCTATCCCTGTTCTGAAAGATCTTAGCCATTTACCTGTTATCTCTGACCCAAGTCATGGTACAGGGCGCAGAGAGCTTGTAGAGCCGATGACAAAGGCCTCTGTTGCTGCAGGAGCAGATGGACTTATTATTGAAATGCATACCGATCCAGACAACTCAATGACAGGCGATGGAGTACAGTCCCTGTTCCCAGATCAATTCGCTGGACTTCTTCAAGATTTAGAGAAGCTGGCTCCAATCGTTGGTAAAACATTTAACACAAAAAAAGCGCCATTGATTCATCAAAGCTGA
- the glnA gene encoding type I glutamate--ammonia ligase has translation MSVENVLKTIQENNIEWVDFRFVDLSGRAHHISLPSTEVDAETFVNGVAFDGSSIPGFRGIEESDMVMMPDPASTFIDPFTQHPTINIMCDIFTPDGERYERDPRSIAVKAEEYLQKTGIGTRANFAPESEFFIFDDVRYESGTNSASFFVDSEEAGWNTNRKEEGGNLGFKVRVKGGYVPVAPVDTQQDIRSEMSRLLEEAGMRVERHHHEVATAGQAEINFRFDTLTKTADNLLAYKYIVHNTARQYGKTATFMPKPLFGDNGSGMHVHQSIFDGDTPLFYEKGGYANLSEMALHYIGGILHHAPALIALTNPSTNSFKRLVPGYEAPVNLVYSKGNRSAAVRIPVAAVTPKGCRIEFRTPDSTANPYLAFAAMLMAGLDGIKRKINPSELGYGPVDKNIYELPEDDKANIRSVPASLEEALDALAADCDFLTEGGVFTKDFIDNYIKFKRNEAKSVAIRVHPHEYSLYYDC, from the coding sequence ATGTCTGTTGAAAATGTATTGAAAACAATCCAAGAAAACAATATTGAGTGGGTCGATTTTCGTTTTGTAGATTTATCTGGTCGTGCACACCACATTAGTTTGCCTTCTACTGAAGTAGATGCAGAAACGTTCGTTAACGGAGTAGCATTTGATGGATCTTCTATTCCAGGCTTCCGTGGTATTGAAGAATCTGACATGGTTATGATGCCAGATCCCGCTTCCACTTTCATCGATCCATTTACTCAACATCCAACGATTAATATTATGTGTGACATATTTACTCCAGATGGTGAGCGTTATGAACGTGACCCGCGCAGTATTGCAGTAAAAGCGGAAGAATATCTACAAAAAACAGGAATTGGTACTCGCGCTAATTTCGCTCCAGAATCAGAATTCTTCATTTTTGATGATGTACGTTACGAAAGTGGAACAAACAGTGCTTCTTTCTTCGTTGATTCCGAAGAAGCTGGCTGGAACACCAATCGTAAAGAAGAAGGCGGAAACCTTGGATTTAAAGTTCGCGTAAAAGGTGGATATGTTCCTGTAGCTCCAGTAGATACACAACAAGATATTCGTAGTGAAATGTCTCGTTTGCTTGAAGAAGCAGGCATGCGCGTAGAACGTCATCACCATGAGGTTGCTACAGCAGGTCAAGCAGAGATCAATTTCCGTTTTGACACACTTACAAAAACAGCAGATAATCTCCTCGCATATAAATACATTGTACATAACACAGCTCGTCAATATGGTAAAACAGCAACGTTTATGCCAAAACCACTGTTTGGTGATAATGGTAGCGGAATGCACGTTCACCAATCCATCTTTGACGGCGACACTCCACTATTCTATGAAAAAGGCGGATATGCTAACCTTAGTGAAATGGCACTCCATTACATCGGTGGTATTCTGCACCATGCTCCAGCATTGATTGCACTAACTAACCCAAGCACGAACTCATTTAAACGTCTTGTACCTGGTTATGAAGCTCCAGTAAACCTTGTATATTCCAAAGGGAACCGTTCTGCCGCAGTACGTATTCCAGTTGCAGCAGTAACACCTAAAGGATGCCGTATCGAATTCCGTACTCCGGACTCCACAGCGAATCCATACCTTGCATTTGCAGCAATGCTGATGGCAGGTCTTGATGGAATTAAACGTAAAATTAATCCTTCAGAACTTGGCTACGGCCCTGTTGATAAAAACATCTACGAATTGCCTGAAGATGATAAAGCGAACATTCGCAGTGTTCCAGCATCTCTTGAAGAAGCACTTGATGCACTAGCTGCAGATTGTGATTTCTTGACTGAAGGCGGCGTGTTTACAAAAGATTTTATCGACAATTACATTAAATTCAAACGGAATGAAGCTAAATCCGTTGCCATTCGTGTTCATCCACACGAATATAGTTTGTATTATGACTGCTAA